The stretch of DNA ATGACATGATAAGAGGTAATCAGAGAATGGGCGTCCCCCCACATGGGCTACCAGGAAAAAACAGATATTGTGGTGGCATGACGCCAGCACAGTTCATAAGAATAGGCGAGGCCTATGCTGGAAGAAAATTTAACTTTATTGTGCCCGAGTTCAACGACTGGTTCAAATACAAGGGGATGGTAGAGCCATTGAAGCTTGTCATGGAGCAAAGGGAGGTAAAATACGAGTCCACAATAGGTACAATCGGACCCTATAGATTTTCCTCATTTTTTGCAGTTAACTACAATACGAGAAGTGAGGGCCTGGGCTATGAAGTGACCATCTCAGACCCAAATTTTGCTGCAATTGAAGATAGGATGCTCTGTCGTCTCCATCAGATGAGCAAGGAACGTTTTCTCGAAATTGAAAATAGCAATGCACGACTTGAACTTGGTGAGCTGGATTTTTCTCTCGCTGAGAAAATCAGGGACCATCTCACACTTGTTTATGCTATCCAAACGAAGCATCCACTCGTTGCTACCAAATTCCAATATAAGCCAATAAAACTTAATAGAAAGATCTACGAAGTATTCAAAAATGTAAACTCCGCAATTTTAGAACACATTGAAAGCATTAATTTCTCGCCACGGCTTCAGTCCCGTGCAATAAAGCTTGCATGTGCAATGAGCATGCTTGAATATTTCAACAACGAGAAGCCAGAAATTGAGGTCCCAGAAAGAAATCTGAAGCATGCAGTGAAATTCTATCTCGAAGAGGTGAGCACTAGACAGCGACAGCGGTTTGATCCAAACATTGTTATGGAGACCTTAAGAAGTAGTGTTGGGTTCTGATTTTTGGCTTTCAAATTTTTTCCCAACAATTATTCTTGCAGGCCGCAGCACTACTCCTTCCAATATGTAACCCTTTCTCACAATTTCCAAGACTTTATTGTCTGCATCTGCAGCGACCACTGCTTCAATCTCATGCATATTTGGGTCAAATTTTTCACATTCAATCTCTCTGAGCCCCATCTTCCAAAGTGTGTCAAGAAAATTTTTCTTTAGAGCAAGTAATCCTTCAGAGAGCACCTTTGCATCCATACCACCCAAGTTTTTCTCCATCGCCTCAAAATCGTCAAGCAGAGAAAGTAAAGCCCTCATAAAATCTATAAGCACTAGCTTTCGGAGTTCAGAATTCTCCTTTTCCTTCCGTTTTCTGAAATTTTCAAAATCGGCTTGGAGATAAAGCATCTGGCTCTTCAGGGTCTTAATTTCCTCCTCTTTCATTTCAAGCAATTTCTTCAATTCCTCCTCTTGTTTCTCCTTTAACTCTGTATTTACGGAGTTCCCTTTCTCATCCATTTTGTTCTCTAGCTTCAACTCAGTGTTTTCGTCAGTCATGGTCTTGCTCCTTTTTCACTGAACCTTGATTTTGAAGCCCTCGTCCTCCTTTTTCTTCTTTGTGAATGTGATGTCTAGAACCCCATTTTTAAAAGAGGCCTTTGCAGATTTTTCATCAACATCGTGTGGGAGTTCAATTTCCTTTGAATATTTTCTGTTAGACGAATCTACTCTTACAATGAGTACTCGATCTGCCACTGTAAGGTCAATGTCCTCCTTTTCAACACCAGGTACTTCTAGTGTGACAGAAAAACTATCGTGAGTCTCAACAATGTCTGTTAAGGGTTCGCGAGGTGCACTTTCAATGGCTTTGATTTCGTCTCCCTCAAATTTCTGCGGTAGATTCCCAAATTTCTGGATGATCGGTTTTCCATCAGGGCCTACTTTCAGGGAAAATCCATAGATGATTGGACGGTTTGTAAATTCATCTAGATCAATTTTATCCATTTTTTCAAAAAAATTTTCTAGAAGATCGCGAATTCTCTCGAATTCTCTGTTAAAGGCCTCGTCGAAAATGTCTGACTCCCAATGCA from Thermoplasmata archaeon encodes:
- a CDS encoding nucleotide exchange factor GrpE, which encodes MTDENTELKLENKMDEKGNSVNTELKEKQEEELKKLLEMKEEEIKTLKSQMLYLQADFENFRKRKEKENSELRKLVLIDFMRALLSLLDDFEAMEKNLGGMDAKVLSEGLLALKKNFLDTLWKMGLREIECEKFDPNMHEIEAVVAADADNKVLEIVRKGYILEGVVLRPARIIVGKKFESQKSEPNTTS
- the hsp20 gene encoding archaeal heat shock protein Hsp20 — its product is MSKRKKEHEDDEEHNMHWESDIFDEAFNREFERIRDLLENFFEKMDKIDLDEFTNRPIIYGFSLKVGPDGKPIIQKFGNLPQKFEGDEIKAIESAPREPLTDIVETHDSFSVTLEVPGVEKEDIDLTVADRVLIVRVDSSNRKYSKEIELPHDVDEKSAKASFKNGVLDITFTKKKKEDEGFKIKVQ